Proteins encoded together in one Campylobacter concisus window:
- a CDS encoding DUF2393 family protein, protein MSSNYFTIVHIIVLFAIALLSILFLVLSLRAERKLFLSLLFTNILVSTTLAIFLMLVLDKYTKKGIVEGVKSERVLRNESIVFRGQVRNVGKFTISKCTLTIKLINQPLNKNDLGGEALFKPSGISFFSWVFGGDEDERPNTVAYKFDVAQNLPKQKAVPFTVTMPYPPYFKNGMNITKLSCY, encoded by the coding sequence ATGAGTTCAAACTACTTTACCATCGTTCATATCATCGTGCTTTTTGCGATCGCACTACTTTCTATTTTATTTCTTGTGCTCTCGCTTAGAGCCGAGCGAAAGCTATTTTTATCGCTACTTTTTACAAATATTTTGGTCTCAACCACGCTTGCCATTTTTTTGATGCTAGTTCTTGATAAATACACCAAAAAAGGCATAGTCGAGGGCGTAAAAAGCGAGCGAGTGTTAAGAAATGAAAGCATTGTATTTCGGGGTCAAGTAAGAAATGTCGGCAAATTTACCATTAGCAAATGCACCCTTACAATTAAGCTCATAAATCAACCGCTAAACAAAAACGATCTTGGCGGTGAGGCGCTATTTAAACCAAGCGGGATCTCATTTTTCTCATGGGTTTTTGGAGGCGATGAGGACGAGAGGCCAAACACTGTGGCATATAAATTTGACGTAGCTCAAAATTTGCCAAAGCAAAAAGCAGTTCCATTTACAGTGACTATGCCCTATCCGCCATATTTTAAAAATGGCATGAATATCACAAAACTTAGTTGTTACTAA